CACCCGTCCATATCCGTATTGCGCATCCCAGCAGGGTGTGTTGTCACTGCCGACCATATCATCCGCAGAGCCGGTCAGCACAGTACGAATGTAGTCGAACGTGCGACCATAAGCTCCCGGCTGATCCCATGTTCCGCCTTTCGCCTCAGGTGCGCGCGCAAGCACGCGCGCGGCAATCCCGGCAGCAATTGCACAGGAGGCGGAGGTACCAGTGAAATCGCAGTGGTAGCTGTTCATGCCTGGATAGCAGGAGTACGGAATAGGTACTGCACCCAAGTCACCCATCCGA
The genomic region above belongs to Candidatus Zixiibacteriota bacterium and contains:
- a CDS encoding S8 family serine peptidase, with translation RMGDLGAVPIPYSCYPGMNSYHCDFTGTSASCAIAAGIAARVLARAPEAKGGTWDQPGAYGRTFDYIRTVLTGSADDMVGSDNTPCWDAQYGYGRVNAYKAMITVAGGDPNNTGEIDIDDVVYLIAYIFTGGPPPEPHLAAGDADCSGATDIDDVVYLIAYIFTGGPGPRAACFEWFDSCL